The following coding sequences are from one Nicotiana tabacum cultivar K326 chromosome 1, ASM71507v2, whole genome shotgun sequence window:
- the LOC142164727 gene encoding uncharacterized protein LOC142164727 gives MSDIANVDKKTYDYLMEEPPERWARSCSPQRRYDMLTTNIVESMNSVLLEARELPILRMMDFIQVKLQHWFYERRNKAEGTFYDVSCWVEEELKNRIDLAFTLNESWLKTYERQIHHVGHTDSWIVPESVKSQIVKPPDFKVPPGRRQKKRHIPATEPSKITFKCGRCRRIGHNRTTCIYSLALHPFSRKHREE, from the exons ATGTCAGATATTGCAAATGTAGATAAGAAAACTTATGACTACTTGATGGAAGAACCACCGGAAAGATGGGCACGTTCTTGTAGTCCACAACGAAGAtatgacatgctcacaacaaacATAGTTGAGTCGATGAATTCAGTGCTATTAGAAGCAAGGGAGCTGCCTATACTAAGAATGATGGATTTCATTCAAGTGAAGCTACAACATTGgttttatgaaagaagaaataaagcaGAAGGAACATTTTATGATGTTTCTTGTTGGGTAGAGGAGGAATTGAAGAACAGAATAGATTTAGCATTTACTTTGAAC GAATCTTGGCTGAAAACATATGAAAGACAAATACATCATGTAGGACATACTGATTCATGGATTGTACCAGAGAGTGTTAAGTCACAAATTGTTAAACCTCCAGATTTCAAAGTGCCACCAGGTAGAAGGCAAAAGAAAAGGCATATTCCTGCTACCGAGccatcaaaaataacattcaaatgTGGTCGTTGCAGAAGAATTGGTCATAACAGAACAACTTGTATATATTCTCTGGCACTCCATCCATTTTCAAGAAAGCATAGAGAAGAGTAG